tatttatagtaggagatgtgatgatgacctcgttctgcgTGCTActtactaattatagtagggcggctatattctgacatgtcaaatcacacactagtcacatcctgtctgtctgactttgtcaaccacttggattagtgtcagagataagacggtcgcccacatcctattctgctagtgtactcgagtgcggtgctcatatcgaggtggcccggttagaatgcctatcgggggcttatataagagcccggNGGGGTATCAGAGGGTTTATTCCAACAACAAAGGACCTGGTCGGCTCCTGAGCTACATCGTTTCATATTTGATAATTTGgcttaaaattttgttaaataacACGCTGACTAAGCATTGATGAGATAGCTTGACTCGAGTCTGACAAGTAAAGGGAATGATATTCAATTATATGCATGATTGAACCAGTGTTAGGCACTTCTCTAAATTTGGTTGATACTCTTTAATGCAtcaatcttttcgaattttaaaaCTGAAGAGTATACCCtatccaactccttgaaattggTTTTACTAGGTTTGTGTCTTGAATTAAATATGGCTAGTGGTTGTCAAAATCATGAAAGAAATAACTTATGAGTGTCCAATGGTGGATGCAGGCACGTTTCTGTAATGGTTTTCTTATTCGAATCAGAATTATCATCATGTTCCATTAGAGCGTCCGATGGTGGCGAGGGTATTTGAATTGCAGCCCACCCCAGCCACCAGTCAGATTTTTAACCACGACCGAATTTCAAAGGTGTCATTTTAAGTCGAAAAAACCAACTTTTTGGCCGTTTGAGCTCTAATATCAAATTTGGTATCAGGAGTGTCAATGGCGGCAGAAGTAGGAGTTTTGACAGTGAGAGGCTTGGAATATATGTTCATGCCCATTTTAAGAAAATGCAGTAGTATGAGATACTTGAAGAGGTTACATGCTCAAATGGAGAAATTCTCCTTGATGCAAAGCAATTTCTTAGTGACAAGAATGCTAGAAATTTGTGATCAAAATGGCGAGATTGGGCATGCAGGTTTGCTATTTAAACAGGTTCTTGAACCAAATGTTTACTTGTACAATGCCATGATTAGAGCATACACACACCACCATATGTATATATTGACCATTAGTGTCTATAAGCAAATGCTGAGACATTCATTTGATCGAGTTGAAGTTGAAGATGCTGTTTTTCCTGATAGATTTACATACCCTTTTATTATTAGGTCATGTGGAGGGCTTCTTGATGTTTGCTTAGGTAAACAAATACATGGGCATGTTTATAAATTTGGGTTGAGTTGTAATAATGTGGCAGAGAATTCATTGTTGGATTTGTACGTGAAGTGTGATGAAATAAGCGATGCCCACAAATTGTTTGATGAAATGAGTGAAAGAGATGTTATTTCTTGGAATAGTCTTGTTTTTGGGTACATGAAGTTGGGTCAGGTAAGAAAAGCAAGAGTATTATTTGAAGACATGCCAAATAAGAATATTGTTTCTTGGACCGGAATGATATCAGGGTACACGAAAATCCGTGGATATAGTGAAGCACTCGATGTTTTCAGAAGAATGCAGGAAGAGGGTGTGCAGCCTGATTGGATCAGTTTGGTTGCTGTTTTGCCGGCTTGCGCTCAATTGGGAGCTCTAGAACTTGGGAAATGGATTCATTTTTATGCCAAGAAAAATGGATCCTTGAAAAAGACGTGTGTGAGTAATGCGTTGATTGAAATGTACTCGAAATGTGGTAGTGTGAACCAAGCTTGGCAGTTGTTTAGCGAGATGCAGAGAAGGGATGTTATTTCTTGGAGCAGTATGATTGCAGGGCTAGCTCAACATGGGAAAGCTCATGAAGCAATTGAATTGTTCCTAAAGATGCAGGGAGAAAAGGTTAAACCAAACGAGATCACATTCGTCAGTATTTTGTCTGCTTGTGGGCACGCTGGTTTGGTGGATGAGGGGTTGAAATACT
This window of the Primulina huaijiensis isolate GDHJ02 unplaced genomic scaffold, ASM1229523v2 scaffold21729, whole genome shotgun sequence genome carries:
- the LOC140967013 gene encoding pentatricopeptide repeat-containing protein At2g20540, whose translation is MAAEVGVLTVRGLEYMFMPILRKCSSMRYLKRLHAQMEKFSLMQSNFLVTRMLEICDQNGEIGHAGLLFKQVLEPNVYLYNAMIRAYTHHHMYILTISVYKQMLRHSFDRVEVEDAVFPDRFTYPFIIRSCGGLLDVCLGKQIHGHVYKFGLSCNNVAENSLLDLYVKCDEISDAHKLFDEMSERDVISWNSLVFGYMKLGQVRKARVLFEDMPNKNIVSWTGMISGYTKIRGYSEALDVFRRMQEEGVQPDWISLVAVLPACAQLGALELGKWIHFYAKKNGSLKKTCVSNALIEMYSKCGSVNQAWQLFSEMQRRDVISWSSMIAGLAQHGKAHEAIELFLKMQGEKVKPNEITFVSILSACGHAGLVDEGLKYFDTMRNNCRIEPGIEHYGCLVDLLGRTGNLDRALKLICSMRMKPDSAIWGSLLSSCRTHRNLEIAVIAVENLLELEPHDTGNLVLLANIYADLGKWDGVSRMRKFIRSKSMKKTPGCSLIEINSTVQEFVSGDDSKPFLKDIYQILDLLALHQNRAEDWIETIFCYHH